In one Dermatophagoides farinae isolate YC_2012a chromosome 4, ASM2471394v1, whole genome shotgun sequence genomic region, the following are encoded:
- the LOC124489981 gene encoding uncharacterized protein LOC124489981, which yields MHYWRLWLSVLWISGSIDQLHCWLAMAMMITQQDNKETIEKIDNIHSKLNKSKQMCLTNVHRQIQLNNKIATSIRQCCHHMHFNDCMEKQCINYNKGAIDKSIIDNCSQIFLTITDPICLPVVRQPKQYCDINVGVFGLTMIHYSNCRLQMVEFLREFYGPPQQWLYGDDGGGGDVIQQQSLYKKQCCLTYTACHCFERQFKQKCQQRLMKQFQKLSDKMADYHCRCPGLEQIDHHQQQQTNGRKSSDRQKQQKNCTKIIEDECQWMIPENRRLLLEYQNFLSYSIFIAIVTIITTILFCTFCSSYGIIDFFLRKLQPKRWRFGNDNLADSQPLFRRPIIGGGFRFQFIPIPLIRYQSPSTRSGASRYNDDSPSSSSSSSYISSTPSSSITAITNSRIIDSKRKTFARTRSIQSSLVSIRRSPMSSSSSSSSYSSSPFSPKIIGNLKHRKTIDGRTTKKTKHHHRHRKRKTFSV from the exons ATGCATTACTGGCGGTTATGGTTGTCAGTTCTTTGGATTAg TGGCAGCATTGATCAATTACATTGCTGGTTAGCCATGGCTATGATGATAACACAACAAGATAATAaagaaacaattgaaaaaattgataatattcattcaaaattgaataaatcaaaacaaatgtgTCTTACGAATGTACATCGACAGATTCAGTTGAATAATAAGATTGCTACATCAATCAGACAATGTTGTCATCATATgcatttcaatgattgtatGGAGAAACAATGTATCAATTATAACAAAGGTGCTATcgataaatcaataatagaTAATTGTTCACAAATATTTCTTACAATAACCGATCCAATATGTTTACCTGTCGTACGACAACCTAAACAATATTGTGATATAAATGTTGG tGTATTTGGTCTAACAATGATTCATTATAGTAATTGTCGTTTGCAAATGGTCGAATTTCTTCGAGAATTTTATGGTCCACCACAACAATGGctttatggtgatgatggtggtggtggagatgttattcaacaacaatcattatataaaaaacaatgttgTCTAACATATACTGCATGTCATTGTTTTGAACGacaatttaaacaaaaatgtcaacaacgattgatgaaacaatttcaaaaattatccGATAAAATGGCCGATTATCATTGTCGTTGTCCAGGTTTAGAacaaatcgatcatcatcaacaacaacaaacaaatggtaGAAAATCTTCTGAtcgacaaaaacaacaaaaaaattgtacaaaaataattgaagaTGAATGTCAATGGATGATACCAGAAAATCGTCGATTGTTATTGGAATAtcagaattttctttcatattcaatatttattgCTATTGTGACGATCATCACAACCATATTGTTTTGTACATTCTGTTCATCATATGGtatcatcgattttttccTACGAAAACTTCAACCAAAACGATGGCGATTcggtaatgataatttggCCGACTCACAACCATTATTTCGACGACCAatcattggtggtggttttagatttcaatttattccgATTCCATTAATCAGATATCAATCACCATCTACAAGAAGTGGTGCTAGTCGTTATAACGAtgattcaccatcatcatcatcatcatcatcgtacaTTTCTTCTACACCGAGTTCCAGTATAACAGCGATTACCAATTCACGTATCATTGATTCTAAACGTAAAACATTCGCACGAACTAGATCGATTCAATCAAGTTTAGTAAGCATTCGACGATCaccaatgtcatcatcatcgtcatcatcatcatatagttCTTCACCATTCTCACCAaaaatcattggaaatttAAAACATCGAAAAACTATTGATGGACGTACCAccaaaaaaactaaacaccatcatcgtcatcgaaaACGTAAAACATTTTCTGTataa
- the LOC124489914 gene encoding uncharacterized protein LOC124489914, whose protein sequence is MKKMDHRRQQHQQQQQQQQPSNMNRKFNSHQQQRYSTLSSQSPTSSSTATIHQSSSSNMNKYELENSVSELFRLFNVSEAKNFNRETIAERFEKGLNRQSSKPFSIFYNRLSDNPKFVEQYNPLKCQNSREVDPFVRFMVRVREDKNMSNFMNNYNDIVQSKSKFCPNSTTKNNQISTQIYRRTNQTSPRVSRPSSATSALLNMVNQQDFNPLKYQMSAAEHSNNIVKSKTLGARSIEAKSPLRSLQTPKGGHNPSLLASPMITNVDSGQNGQDDTNDISFKSQTSTTVLNSKKTISNHQHNHNQSRKIPPYLSRDFHPCDWPKENDCFNTLGTYPVQEQEQLLLRDLLFVLIGIEGRFIRLLRSQDSSHYKLILDPSTDHFFAVTTQRILKICYHYSTIISFVESRVYGLVNQALVASIHQHLYDYNMTICQMEDSLMKNDLFLQKMFFILLPYFSTFALLKEICAKLYKNKSVGGAVLTLLHEKTKSIQGMDNNALELCLMLTKSAAIPYFDIMKTWIYYGEIGDPRKEFFIEDTHSHQSVGVMGGGTYYAGTSGNSHQNGRSATDGLNNSSSIQSQNQSHHHNDTDLVESDDEYDDDFGKFNDKYWDVRYRINSSKTPCFLRKYEQVIYKTGKYVSIINKVKQLFLKSSKVIPIPQSIFQQQNQQQQHQMHNLGATTTVGSSVLQSDAASSFVPKHYGSNAVMNTIGGGNSPFMFMNNPNANNNYYGHHQHHSTNPMMTDNTSFAYSMASSSSSNASNHSGGGGGAPAQPASTMAAIFTPKPEEIYYSFDESTYLAPIQSAYEEASSQLLHILVHESQLVETFNAVRHYMLLSMGDFIVHFMKFASKDLCKRTDSVVQHRLDSMMGMALGISVCHSDRQYLKDDPHVEFVGKSFLKQIYQIMKPFATQEDNSFNTSFANDPSPSSSYLLRCDEDAEDDDDDVALNRSIISSVIEDQEFNANDDSIDSIIRRPPRYLNNKNNSPNSKSMDNKSNTSTLKKKSIVMNEMNACESSKLFCYESLMLKFDVPFPLSLIFTQKSVVCYELLFRYIFLCRYAEMELEETWKDNILNVQLKRCDTLTLLNQLTNSSGKTDQQQDQTNHARLLAKSFKSIHKKAFALRYKMIAFVRNFHYFYAFEVIDPSFSQFISQITKRGSSLDSVIECHEKFLEHCFSSCFLTSLEITTIIIKIFTLCIELSHLLKDSIDAEDQSTMMESSCFFGQSLKSSNQSPTKPTTTSSSISKNLAREFDSAANSEVDEDLIHEKLNKLYFSNRIFGGLSDNHQTKVGGQTTTNTNRSFTIKDIIDKANTEFDSLVSQLLKKIYSDNCEYHMMFPFVARLDYNDFYRFQIMELKNNSFVS, encoded by the exons atgaaaaaaatggatcaccgacgacaacagcatcaacaacaacaacaacaacaacagccatcgaatatgaatcgaaaattcaacagtcatcaacaacaacgatattcaacattatcatcccAATCacctacatcatcatcgacagctacaattcatcaatcatcatcatcaaatatgaataaatatgaGCTTGAAAATTCTGTATCCGAattgtttcgtttgtttaA tgTTTCAGAAgctaaaaattttaatcgtGAAACAATCGCCGAACGTTTTGAAAAAGGTCTCAATCGGCAATCATCAAAACCGTTTTCCATATTCTATAATCGTTTAAGTGATAATCCAAAATTTGTTGAACAATATAATCCATTGAAATGCCAaaa CTCCAGAGAAGTTGATCCATTCGTTAGATTTATGGTTCGAGTTCGTGAAGATAAAAAT ATGAGCAACTTTATGAACAATTACAATGATATCGTACAGAGCAAGAGTAAATTCTGTCCAAATTCGACgacaaaaaataaccaaatttCTACACAGATTTATCGTCGAACGAATCAAACATCACCACGTGTGTCAAGGCCATCATCAGCCACATCTGCTTTGTTGAATATGGTCAATCAACAAGATTTTAATCCACTCAAATATCAAATGTCCGCTGCTGAACATTCGAATAATATagtcaaatcaaaaacactTGGAGCAAGATCAATAGAGGCAAAAAGTCCACTACGATCATTACAAACACCGAAAGGTGGTCATAATCCAAGTCTTTTGGCATCACCAATGATCACTAATGTTGATAGTGGACAAAACGGTCAAGATGATACAAATGATATATCATTTAAATCACAGACGTCAACGACAGTTTTGAATTCGAAGAAAAccatttcaaatcatcaacataatcataatcaaagtCGCAAGATACCGCCATATTTATCTCGAGATTTTCATCCATGTGATTGGCCTAAAGAGAATGATTGTTTCAATACACTCGGAACGTATCCGGTACAAGAACAAGAACAGCTTTTACTCAGGGATCTCCTTTTTGTTCTAATT GGTATCGAGGGCCGTTTCATTCGTCTTCTACGGTCACAAGATTCAAGCCATTATAAGTTAATACTTGATCCTAGTACGGATCATTTTTTCGCCGTAACTACGCAAAGAATTCTTAAAAtctgttatcattattcgacTATTATTAGTTTTGTTGAATCTCGTGTATATGGTCTGGTCAATCAGGCATTAGTAGCTAgtattcatcaacatctttatgattataatatgACCATATGTCAGATGGAAGATtctttgatgaaaaatgaccTATTCCTacagaaaatgtttttcattttacttccttatttttcaacatttgcCCTATTGAAAGAAATTTGTGCCAAActttataaaaacaaaagtgTCGGTGGTGCTGTTCTCACTTTGTTACATGAAAAAACTAAATCCATACAAGGAATGGATAATAATGCTCTTGAGCTTTGTCTAATGCTCACTAAATCAGCTGCCATACCTTATTTTgatataatgaaaacatgGATCTACTATGGAGAGATTGGTGATCCAcgtaaagaattttttattgaagATACACATAGCCATCAAAGTGTCGGTGTGATGGGTGGTGGTACTTACTACGCTGGAACATCTGGCAACAGCCATCAAAATGGCCGATCGGCAACTGATGGTTTGAATAATAGCAGCAGTATTCAATCACAGAatcaatcacatcatcataatgatacgGATCTTGTCGAATCTGATGacgaatatgatgatgattttggcaAATTTAATGA TAAATATTGGGATGTTCGTTATCGTATAAATTCCTCAAAAACACCATGTTTTCTTCGTAAATACGAACAAGTCATTTATAAAACTGGTAAATATGtatcgatcatcaataaGGTAAAACAACTGTTCCTGAAATCTTCTAAAGTCATTCCGATACCTCAATCGAtattccaacaacaaaatcaacaacaacagcatcaaaTGCATAATCTAGGTGCAACAACGACGGTAGGCAGCAGTGTTCTTCAAAGTGATGCTGCATCATCGTTTGTTCCAAAACATTATGGATCGAATGCCGTTATGAATACGATTGGAGGAGGAAATAGTCCGTTCATGTTCATGAATAATCCTaatgctaataataattattatggtcatcaccaacatcattCGACCAACCCAATGATGACTGATAATACATCTTTTGCATATTCGATggcttcatcatcttcatcgaaTGCATCAAATCATtcgggtggtggtggtggtgcacCCGCACAACCTGCCAGTACAATGGCCGCCATTTTTACTCCGAAACCAGAAgagatttattattcattcgatGAATCCACTTATTTAGCACCGATACAATCAGCTTATGAAGAAGCCAGTTCCCAACTATTGCATATCCTTGTTCATGAATCTCAATTGGTCGAAACATTCAATGCTGTGCGGCATTATATGCTTCTATCAATGGGTGATTTTATTGTACATTTTATGAAATTCGCCTCTAAAGATCTTTGTAAACGTACGGATTCTGTGGTTCAACATCGTTTAGATTCAATGATGGGTATGGCATTAGGTATATCGGTTTGTCATTCCGATAGACAATATCTAAAAGATGATCCACATGTTGAATTTGTTGGAAAATCGTTTCTAAAACAAATCTATCAGATTATGAAACCATTTGCAACTCAAGAGGATAATTCTTTTAATACATCATTCGCAAATGATCcttcgccatcatcatcgtatctACTTCGATGTGATGAAGATgccgaagatgatgatgatgatgttgctCTTAATCGTTCAATTATAAGTTCTGTAATTGAAGATCAAGAATTCAACGCGAACGacgattcaattgattcaattattcGCCGACCACCAAGatatttgaacaacaaaaataattcacCCAATTCCAAATCAATGGATAACAAGTCTAACACTTCgacgttgaaaaaaaagtccatTGTTATGAACGAAATGAATGCTtgtgaatcatcaaaattattttgttacGAATCATTAATGCTCAAATTCGATGTACCATtcccattatcattgattttcacGCAGAAATCTGTCGTTTGCTATGAATTACTTTTCCGTTATATTTTCCTATGTCGTTATGCTGAAATGGAACTTGAAGAAACATGGAAAGAtaatattttgaatgttCAGCTAAAACGTTGTGATACGCTTACGttgttgaatcaattgaCCAACAGTAGTGGTAAAAcggatcaacaacaagatcaAACAAATCATGCCCGATTATTGGctaaatcattcaaatctaTCCATAAGAAAGCATTTGCATTACGTTATAAAATGATTGCTTTTGttcgaaattttcattatttctaTGCATTCGAAGTAATCGATCCATCATTTTCACAATTCATTAGTCAAATCACTAAACGTGGCTCAAGTCTTGATTCGGTGATTGAATgtcatgaaaaatttcttgaaCACTGTTTCAGTAGTTGTTTTCTGACATCATTGGAGATTAcgaccatcattatcaagatATTTACACTTTGTATTGAATTATCTCATTTATTGAAA GATTCAATCGATGCTGAagatcaatcaacaatgatggaaagtagttgtttttttggtcaatcTTTAAAGTCTTCCAATCAATCACCCACAaagccaacaacaacgtcaAGCAGCATTAGCAAAAATCTTGCACGTGAATTCGATTCGGCTGCTAATTCCGAAGTAGATGAAGATTTAattcatgaaaaattgaataaactttatttttctaaTCGAATATTTGGCGGTTTATcagataatcatcaaaccaAAGTAGGAGGACAAACTACTACTAATACTAATAGATCGTTTACGATCAAAGATATCATTGACAAAGCAAACAccgaatttgattcattagtAAGCCAGCTGttgaaaaagatttattCCGATAATTGTGAATATCATATGATGTTTCCATTTGTTGCAAG